From one Herpetosiphon gulosus genomic stretch:
- the rplD gene encoding 50S ribosomal protein L4, which yields MEAKLYNQAGQAIGTLELQDYIFGIEPNIPVMHQAVIRQLANARLGTHSTKTRGEVRGSTRKLYRQKGTGRARQGAIRAPHHSGGGVVHGPKPRKYTKAMPRKMRRLAVRSALSAKYAENQIIFLDDLSLNAPKTKDFLALLKNLPLVGDKTLVALGEKSDNITLSTSNLPNVKTLLAAYLNVRDLLTYDTLILPKSALSVVETILGKK from the coding sequence ATGGAAGCCAAGCTTTATAACCAAGCCGGTCAAGCTATCGGCACGCTTGAGCTGCAAGACTACATCTTCGGCATCGAGCCTAACATTCCCGTGATGCACCAAGCAGTCATTCGCCAACTGGCTAATGCACGTTTGGGCACTCACAGCACCAAGACTCGTGGTGAAGTACGTGGTAGCACGCGCAAGTTGTATCGCCAAAAAGGTACTGGACGCGCTCGCCAAGGCGCTATTCGCGCCCCCCATCACTCAGGTGGTGGTGTTGTTCACGGGCCAAAGCCCCGCAAGTACACCAAAGCTATGCCCCGCAAAATGCGCCGCTTAGCTGTACGCTCGGCACTTTCGGCCAAATACGCTGAAAACCAAATCATTTTCTTAGATGATTTGAGCTTGAATGCACCAAAAACCAAAGACTTCCTGGCTTTGTTGAAAAACTTGCCCTTAGTCGGCGATAAGACGCTGGTGGCATTGGGTGAAAAGAGCGATAACATCACGTTATCAACCAGCAACCTGCCAAACGTCAAGACCTTGTTGGCAGCCTACCTGAATGTTCGGGATCTGTTGACCTACGACACCTTGATTTTGCCCAAGTCGGCACTCAGCGTTGTTGAAACAATTCTGGGCAAAAAGTAG
- the rpsC gene encoding 30S ribosomal protein S3: MGRKVHPNGFRLGIIKDWKSKWFAERNYTEQLHQDLALRKYIEGADELKNAGVALVDIERSANRVEVTIHTAKPGIVIGKRGANVDTLKNQIEKLTGKKVRLNIQEIHQPELNAYLVAESVAEQISKRVSHKRAMKQATQRAMRLGAQGIKVKCSGRLGGAEMSRSLWEREGRVPLHTIRADIDYALVHAHTTYGRIGVKVWIYKGDVLGQRERQSATAAADASKTNTRSGKGS, from the coding sequence TTGGGTCGTAAAGTGCATCCGAATGGATTCCGCCTCGGCATCATTAAAGATTGGAAATCGAAGTGGTTTGCCGAACGTAACTATACTGAACAACTGCACCAAGACTTGGCACTGCGTAAATATATCGAAGGTGCCGATGAGTTGAAAAATGCTGGTGTAGCACTTGTTGATATCGAACGCTCAGCCAATCGGGTTGAAGTGACCATCCACACGGCCAAGCCAGGGATTGTCATCGGCAAACGCGGCGCGAACGTCGATACCCTCAAAAACCAAATTGAAAAACTTACAGGCAAAAAGGTGCGCTTGAATATTCAAGAAATTCACCAGCCTGAATTAAATGCTTACCTGGTGGCCGAAAGCGTTGCTGAACAAATCAGCAAGCGGGTTTCACACAAACGTGCCATGAAGCAAGCAACCCAACGAGCCATGCGGCTTGGTGCTCAAGGCATCAAAGTCAAATGCTCAGGCCGTTTGGGTGGCGCTGAAATGAGCCGCTCATTGTGGGAACGTGAAGGTCGTGTGCCGTTGCACACCATCCGCGCAGACATTGACTACGCTTTGGTGCATGCTCACACTACCTATGGCCGAATCGGGGTTAAAGTTTGGATTTATAAGGGCGATGTGCTTGGTCAACGCGAACGCCAATCTGCAACTGCAGCAGCCGATGCGTCAAAAACCAACACTCGTTCGGGCAAGGGGTCGTAA
- the rpsQ gene encoding 30S ribosomal protein S17 — protein sequence MNEHLATTDSRKQKVGRVVSTKMNKTVVVAVDYLRPHPLYRKTVRQTSKFYAHDENNECHVGDTVVIEETRPLSKLKRWRVVEIATKNRREGLNVLRQDVVTVEGETEEASS from the coding sequence ATGAACGAGCATTTAGCAACAACTGATAGCCGCAAGCAAAAAGTTGGTCGGGTTGTCAGCACTAAAATGAACAAAACTGTGGTGGTTGCGGTCGATTACCTGCGCCCCCATCCGTTGTATCGCAAAACCGTGCGTCAAACCAGCAAGTTTTACGCCCACGATGAAAACAACGAATGCCATGTAGGCGATACCGTGGTGATCGAAGAAACCCGCCCCTTGAGCAAGCTCAAGCGCTGGCGCGTGGTTGAAATCGCCACCAAAAACCGCCGCGAAGGCTTGAATGTTCTGCGCCAAGACGTAGTAACCGTTGAAGGCGAAACCGAGGAGGCCTCGTCGTGA
- the rplV gene encoding 50S ribosomal protein L22, with protein MQAKAILRNFRMSPQKVRLVADLVRGKNVTEALGILQYLPHKAAPEIARVIKSAKANADHNYQMSPEDLVVKTIMVDAGPVLKRYMPRARGRGDRILKRSSHITVIVDDGEVL; from the coding sequence ATGCAAGCTAAAGCCATTCTGCGTAACTTCCGCATGTCGCCGCAAAAAGTTCGGCTGGTTGCCGACCTCGTGCGCGGTAAAAATGTGACGGAAGCGCTGGGGATTTTGCAATATCTGCCCCACAAGGCAGCCCCAGAAATTGCCCGCGTGATCAAGTCGGCCAAGGCCAATGCCGATCACAACTATCAAATGTCACCCGAGGATCTGGTCGTTAAAACGATTATGGTCGATGCTGGTCCAGTGCTCAAGCGCTATATGCCTCGCGCACGTGGCCGTGGTGATCGTATCTTGAAGCGTTCGTCACACATTACCGTGATCGTCGATGACGGCGAAGTCTTGTAG
- the rpsH gene encoding 30S ribosomal protein S8, translating to MSVNDPIADLLTRIRNAGMARHQTVTIPLSKIKRGIAEILQAEGYIKSFEVQEGTPFSNLVLTLKYAADRKPVITGLKRVSRPGLRVYTKRNEIPRVRNGLGLSILSTPKGLMTGDAAWKSGVGGEIVCYIW from the coding sequence GTGAGCGTTAATGATCCAATTGCCGACCTGCTGACACGCATCCGCAACGCGGGTATGGCGCGTCACCAAACGGTGACGATTCCATTGTCGAAAATCAAGCGCGGTATTGCTGAAATTTTGCAAGCCGAAGGCTATATTAAAAGCTTTGAAGTTCAAGAAGGCACACCATTCTCAAACTTGGTGTTGACCTTGAAGTATGCTGCTGACCGCAAGCCAGTAATCACAGGCTTGAAGCGGGTTAGTCGCCCAGGTTTGCGGGTCTACACCAAACGCAACGAGATTCCTCGGGTGCGTAATGGTTTGGGCTTGAGCATTCTTTCAACGCCGAAAGGGTTGATGACTGGCGATGCCGCTTGGAAATCGGGTGTTGGCGGCGAAATTGTTTGTTACATTTGGTAA
- the rplN gene encoding 50S ribosomal protein L14, with amino-acid sequence MIQQESRMRVADNTGAKELLCIRVLGGTKRRYASVGDTIIATVKQANPGGSAKKGEVVRAVIVRVKKGYTRPDGSMIQFDDNAAVIINQQGNPRGTRIFGPVARELREKQYMKIISLAPEVL; translated from the coding sequence GTGATCCAGCAAGAATCTCGTATGCGGGTTGCCGATAACACAGGCGCAAAAGAGCTGTTGTGTATTCGGGTACTCGGTGGCACCAAGCGCCGTTATGCTAGCGTTGGCGATACGATTATCGCAACCGTTAAGCAAGCGAACCCAGGTGGTTCAGCCAAGAAGGGCGAAGTTGTTCGCGCCGTGATCGTTCGGGTCAAAAAGGGCTATACTCGCCCCGATGGCTCGATGATTCAGTTTGATGATAATGCTGCCGTCATTATCAACCAACAAGGTAACCCTCGCGGCACGCGTATCTTTGGGCCGGTCGCCCGTGAATTGCGCGAAAAGCAGTATATGAAGATCATCTCACTTGCTCCAGAAGTGTTGTAA
- the rpmC gene encoding 50S ribosomal protein L29, whose amino-acid sequence MKASELRDMSNADLEKLINDNKQELFTMRFQKSVGKLTNTARVRLLKKDIARAKTVIHERTLVAEGN is encoded by the coding sequence ATGAAGGCTAGTGAACTGCGCGACATGAGTAACGCTGATTTGGAAAAGTTGATCAACGATAACAAACAAGAGTTGTTCACCATGCGTTTCCAAAAATCAGTTGGCAAATTGACCAACACCGCCCGCGTGCGGTTGTTGAAAAAAGATATCGCCCGCGCCAAAACGGTCATCCACGAACGCACCTTGGTGGCGGAGGGAAATTAA
- the rplW gene encoding 50S ribosomal protein L23, translated as MNAHDIIIRPVITEKNTALMEEGKYTFEVAQEANKPMIKAAVQQIFNVSVKAVNTMNVKGKLKVRRTRNGQQSGYSRSWKKAIVTLAPGERIEIFEDL; from the coding sequence ATGAACGCGCACGATATTATTATTCGCCCCGTCATCACCGAAAAAAATACGGCGTTGATGGAAGAGGGCAAATACACGTTCGAGGTGGCACAAGAAGCCAACAAGCCGATGATCAAGGCTGCTGTGCAACAGATTTTCAACGTCAGTGTGAAAGCTGTTAACACCATGAATGTCAAGGGTAAGTTGAAAGTTCGCCGTACTCGCAATGGCCAACAAAGCGGTTATAGCCGCAGTTGGAAAAAAGCCATCGTTACCTTGGCTCCAGGCGAACGGATCGAAATCTTCGAAGATCTCTAG
- the rpsS gene encoding 30S ribosomal protein S19, protein MSRSTKKGPFVDVRLLSRVETMNRGNEKRPLKTWSRDSTIFPQMVGHTIAVHDGRRHVPVYITENMVGHKLGEFAPTRTFRGHGGKKADKRGKLK, encoded by the coding sequence ATGTCTCGTTCAACCAAAAAAGGTCCATTCGTTGATGTTCGGCTCTTGAGCCGCGTTGAAACGATGAATCGTGGCAATGAAAAGCGCCCACTCAAAACGTGGTCACGCGATTCAACCATCTTCCCTCAGATGGTTGGTCATACCATCGCTGTCCATGATGGCCGCCGTCACGTGCCAGTGTATATCACTGAAAACATGGTTGGTCATAAGTTGGGTGAATTCGCGCCGACCCGCACATTCCGTGGGCACGGTGGCAAAAAGGCCGACAAGCGCGGCAAATTAAAGTAA
- the rplR gene encoding 50S ribosomal protein L18, with protein sequence MSKFTSRELRARRHRRLRGQLSGTPERPRLNVFRSGLNIYAQVIDDLAGHTLVSASTIDTELRGSLGEQRKLEQAHSVGKAVAERARAAGITKVVFDRGGYKYHGRVKAVAEGAREGGLEF encoded by the coding sequence ATGTCGAAATTTACATCCCGCGAATTGCGGGCCCGACGGCATCGTCGGCTTCGTGGCCAACTCAGTGGTACGCCCGAGCGCCCACGCTTGAATGTGTTTCGCTCAGGCCTGAATATCTATGCCCAAGTGATCGATGATCTCGCTGGTCATACGCTTGTTTCCGCGTCAACGATCGATACCGAATTACGCGGCAGCCTTGGTGAGCAACGCAAGCTCGAACAAGCACATTCAGTTGGCAAGGCCGTTGCAGAACGTGCTCGCGCCGCTGGGATTACCAAAGTGGTGTTCGATCGCGGTGGCTACAAATATCACGGTCGTGTGAAAGCTGTTGCCGAAGGGGCACGCGAAGGCGGACTTGAATTCTAA
- the rpmD gene encoding 50S ribosomal protein L30, with translation MSLRITYKKSSIGYSQAQKDTVRSLGLRKLNQVVELPDTPVVRGMIFKIKHLVTVEEVTATEAK, from the coding sequence ATGAGCTTGCGTATTACTTATAAAAAGAGTTCAATCGGCTATAGCCAAGCGCAAAAAGATACTGTGCGCTCACTCGGCTTGCGCAAATTGAACCAAGTGGTCGAACTTCCAGATACTCCGGTTGTCCGTGGGATGATCTTCAAGATCAAGCACTTGGTAACTGTCGAGGAAGTGACTGCGACGGAGGCCAAGTAA
- the rplO gene encoding 50S ribosomal protein L15, which produces MKLHDLKPAPGSTRKSKRVGRGHGSGKGKTSGKGMMGQKARSGPNPYPHFEGGQNPLVRRMPYKRGFTNRFRVEYTVVNVGDLIEWNNGDVTPEALREVGLIKNLKQPIKVLGDGDLNVALKVRVHKVSASARQKIEAAGGSVELIDAAA; this is translated from the coding sequence ATGAAATTGCATGATCTGAAGCCAGCACCAGGCTCAACTCGCAAAAGCAAGCGCGTTGGTCGTGGTCATGGTTCGGGCAAAGGTAAGACCTCTGGTAAAGGTATGATGGGTCAAAAGGCTCGTTCAGGGCCAAACCCCTACCCACACTTTGAAGGTGGTCAAAATCCTTTAGTCCGCCGGATGCCCTACAAGCGTGGCTTTACCAACCGTTTCCGGGTTGAATATACCGTCGTTAATGTCGGTGATTTGATCGAATGGAACAATGGCGATGTAACGCCAGAAGCACTGCGCGAAGTCGGCTTGATCAAAAACCTCAAGCAACCGATCAAAGTCCTCGGCGATGGCGACCTGAACGTAGCCCTCAAGGTGCGTGTCCACAAGGTTAGCGCCAGCGCTCGCCAAAAAATTGAGGCTGCGGGCGGTTCAGTTGAACTGATTGACGCTGCCGCCTAA
- a CDS encoding adenylate kinase, with the protein MNIILLGSPGAGKGTQATELEAATGMKHIASGDMFRAAVREGTPLGKLAQSYLDKGELVPDDVVIGMVLERVRQPDCENGVIFDGFPRTPQQAEALQAALAEHNDAINAVLLLHVDKDVLIQRVIGRWTCRKCQAVYNTYFRAPKVEGVCDLCEGDLYQRSDDNLETINHRLDVYEAQTSPLIAHYRTQGILHEINGLGDIDDITARMVQAIESAKPC; encoded by the coding sequence ATGAACATCATTTTGCTTGGTTCGCCTGGAGCGGGCAAAGGAACCCAGGCAACTGAGTTGGAAGCAGCCACCGGCATGAAGCATATTGCCAGCGGTGATATGTTTCGGGCGGCTGTGCGTGAAGGCACACCACTGGGCAAACTCGCTCAATCGTATCTCGATAAAGGCGAGCTTGTGCCCGATGATGTTGTGATTGGCATGGTTTTGGAACGGGTACGCCAACCCGATTGTGAAAATGGGGTGATTTTCGATGGGTTTCCCCGAACACCTCAACAAGCCGAAGCCCTGCAAGCAGCCCTAGCTGAACATAACGATGCGATCAACGCTGTGTTGTTGCTGCATGTCGATAAAGATGTGCTGATTCAACGGGTGATTGGGCGCTGGACTTGCAGAAAATGTCAAGCTGTATATAATACATACTTCCGAGCACCAAAAGTCGAGGGTGTTTGTGATCTCTGCGAAGGCGATTTGTACCAACGCAGCGATGACAACCTTGAGACGATCAACCATCGACTTGATGTTTACGAAGCCCAAACATCGCCATTAATTGCCCATTATCGCACGCAAGGTATCTTGCACGAAATTAATGGTCTCGGCGATATCGACGATATTACTGCACGTATGGTTCAAGCAATTGAATCGGCAAAGCCGTGCTAA
- a CDS encoding type Z 30S ribosomal protein S14: protein MAKKSMIVKANRAPKFSTQGYNRCKRCGRPRAYMRKFGICRICFRELASQGLIPGVTKSSW from the coding sequence ATGGCTAAGAAATCAATGATCGTCAAGGCGAATCGCGCACCAAAATTTTCAACGCAGGGATACAATCGCTGCAAGCGCTGTGGTCGGCCTCGGGCGTACATGCGAAAATTTGGTATCTGCCGGATCTGCTTCCGCGAGTTGGCATCACAGGGGCTGATTCCCGGTGTAACAAAATCAAGCTGGTAG
- the rplB gene encoding 50S ribosomal protein L2, with the protein MGIKRYKPTSPGRRGMTVSDFAEITKFEPEKSLTEPLKKHAGRNNHGHITTRHRGGGHKRRYRLIDFKRKKFDIPAKVAGIEYDPNRSANIALLHYTDGEKRYIIAPLGLKVGDMLMAGPNAEIRVGNALPLANIPIGSQIHNIELTPGRGGQLVRSAGNSAQLMAREGNYATVRLPSGEMRMVHIKCMATLGQVGNVDHQNIMIGKAGRSRWLGRRPVVRGSAMNPVDHPHGGGEGRAPTGMNPKTKWGKPAMGKKTRHNPRTQRFIVRTRKQK; encoded by the coding sequence GTGGGCATCAAACGCTATAAACCGACATCGCCGGGTCGGCGTGGCATGACCGTCTCGGACTTCGCAGAAATCACGAAGTTCGAGCCAGAAAAGTCGCTTACCGAACCCTTAAAGAAACATGCTGGCCGTAACAATCACGGTCACATTACCACCCGTCACCGTGGTGGTGGCCACAAGCGCCGCTATCGCTTGATCGATTTCAAGCGCAAGAAATTTGATATTCCAGCAAAAGTAGCGGGGATTGAGTACGATCCAAACCGCTCAGCGAATATCGCGTTGTTGCACTACACCGACGGCGAAAAGCGCTATATCATTGCTCCATTGGGCTTGAAAGTTGGCGATATGTTGATGGCTGGCCCCAACGCCGAAATTCGGGTTGGTAACGCCTTGCCATTGGCCAACATCCCAATCGGTTCGCAAATTCACAACATCGAATTGACCCCTGGTCGTGGTGGCCAATTGGTGCGCAGTGCTGGTAACAGTGCCCAATTGATGGCCCGCGAAGGTAACTACGCCACTGTGCGTTTGCCATCTGGCGAAATGCGCATGGTCCATATCAAGTGTATGGCTACCTTGGGTCAAGTCGGCAATGTTGATCACCAAAATATCATGATTGGAAAAGCTGGTCGCAGCCGCTGGTTGGGCCGTCGCCCAGTCGTGCGTGGTTCAGCAATGAACCCTGTTGATCACCCACACGGTGGTGGTGAAGGTCGCGCCCCAACTGGGATGAACCCCAAAACCAAATGGGGCAAGCCAGCAATGGGTAAAAAGACCCGCCACAACCCCCGCACCCAACGCTTTATTGTGCGGACTCGCAAGCAAAAATAA
- the rplE gene encoding 50S ribosomal protein L5 gives MARLKDVYLKTVAPALFKDFGFKSPMQVPRITKIVINIGLGEALQNPKAVEAAIGDLTMIAGQKPVVTRAKKSLAAFKLRQGMPIGAMVTLRNDRMYDFYDRLVNLALPRIRDFQGLSRKSFDGRGNYSIGIREQIIFPEIEYDKVDKIRGLEVAIVTTAPNDEQGFALLKALGMPFRD, from the coding sequence ATGGCACGTCTTAAGGATGTCTATTTGAAGACCGTGGCTCCTGCATTGTTCAAGGACTTTGGTTTTAAGTCCCCAATGCAAGTGCCTCGTATTACCAAGATCGTCATCAACATTGGCTTAGGTGAAGCGTTGCAAAACCCCAAAGCGGTGGAAGCAGCCATCGGCGACTTGACCATGATTGCAGGTCAAAAGCCGGTTGTAACCCGCGCTAAGAAATCGTTGGCAGCCTTCAAACTCCGCCAAGGAATGCCGATCGGCGCAATGGTAACCCTGCGCAACGACCGGATGTACGATTTTTATGATCGTCTGGTCAACTTGGCGTTACCCCGTATCCGCGACTTCCAAGGCTTAAGCCGCAAATCGTTCGATGGTCGCGGGAACTACAGTATCGGTATTCGGGAACAAATCATCTTCCCTGAAATCGAATACGATAAAGTCGATAAAATCCGTGGTCTTGAGGTGGCGATTGTTACCACCGCTCCAAACGACGAACAAGGCTTTGCTTTGTTGAAGGCGTTGGGGATGCCGTTTCGTGACTAG
- the rplF gene encoding 50S ribosomal protein L6 has protein sequence MSRIGRKPIEVPAGVTVNVDSNNLVTVKGPKGTLSESIRPEITVTINGATVDITRVNDSRQARAFHGLSRTLVANMVDGVTKGFEKTLEMNGTGYRAVLDGKTLVLSLGFSHPVRVEPYEGNSFEVAERRVVIKGPNKQKVGDQAANIRKLRPPEPYLGKGIKYSDEVIRRKAGKAGKK, from the coding sequence ATGTCACGTATCGGTCGTAAACCGATTGAAGTTCCAGCTGGCGTAACTGTGAACGTTGACAGTAATAATCTGGTAACGGTCAAAGGCCCCAAAGGAACCTTGAGCGAATCAATTCGGCCTGAAATTACGGTTACGATCAATGGCGCAACGGTAGATATTACTCGCGTCAACGATAGCCGTCAGGCTCGCGCATTTCACGGTCTCTCACGGACGCTGGTCGCCAATATGGTCGATGGCGTAACCAAGGGCTTTGAAAAAACGCTTGAAATGAATGGTACAGGCTACCGCGCCGTACTTGATGGCAAAACCTTGGTGCTTTCACTTGGCTTCTCGCACCCAGTGCGAGTTGAGCCATACGAAGGCAACAGCTTTGAAGTAGCCGAGCGTCGGGTTGTGATCAAAGGTCCCAACAAGCAAAAAGTTGGCGACCAAGCAGCGAATATTCGTAAGCTGCGTCCACCCGAACCCTACTTGGGCAAAGGCATCAAGTACAGCGACGAAGTGATCCGCCGCAAGGCCGGTAAAGCTGGTAAGAAGTAG
- the rplP gene encoding 50S ribosomal protein L16 has protein sequence MLMPKQMKYRRPHRPRNIKGIAQRGATVAFGDFGLVSLEAGWITSRQIESARRTITNYVKRGGKVWIRIFPDRPITQKPAETRMGSGKGSVEYYVAVIKPGRVLFELNGVPEDVAQEALRRAAQKLPVKCKFVTKASQEVGSNEG, from the coding sequence ATGTTAATGCCCAAGCAGATGAAATATCGCCGCCCACACCGCCCTCGTAACATCAAGGGTATTGCTCAACGCGGCGCAACTGTGGCATTTGGTGATTTTGGTTTGGTCTCACTCGAAGCTGGCTGGATTACCAGCCGCCAAATCGAGTCGGCTCGCCGTACCATCACCAACTATGTGAAGCGGGGCGGTAAAGTTTGGATTCGGATCTTCCCAGATCGTCCAATTACCCAAAAGCCTGCTGAAACACGGATGGGTTCCGGTAAAGGTTCAGTTGAATACTATGTCGCAGTGATCAAGCCAGGTCGCGTGTTGTTCGAATTGAACGGCGTGCCCGAAGATGTGGCCCAAGAAGCACTGCGCCGCGCTGCCCAAAAATTGCCAGTCAAGTGCAAATTCGTAACCAAGGCATCGCAGGAGGTTGGCTCAAATGAAGGCTAG
- the rpsE gene encoding 30S ribosomal protein S5: MAKRNRTGADEVELDERVVQINRVAKVVKGGRRFNFSTVVVVGDGNGNVGLGMGKASEVPEAIRKGAESAKRNMIAVSVIGTTIPHEIVSTYKASKVLLKPASAGTGVIAGGGVRAVLEAAGIKDVLTKSLGSNNSVNVVRATLKALSELRTPQEEGRRRGRAASSFRLSGQSRAVISGTEE; this comes from the coding sequence GTGGCGAAGCGAAATCGAACTGGCGCTGATGAAGTTGAACTGGACGAACGAGTTGTCCAGATCAACCGCGTCGCGAAAGTGGTCAAGGGTGGCCGCCGCTTCAACTTTAGTACCGTCGTAGTCGTTGGCGATGGCAACGGCAATGTCGGGCTAGGGATGGGCAAGGCTTCTGAAGTACCTGAGGCGATCCGTAAGGGCGCTGAATCAGCCAAACGCAATATGATCGCGGTTTCCGTTATCGGAACCACCATTCCACATGAAATTGTGTCAACCTATAAAGCATCAAAAGTGTTGCTCAAGCCAGCCTCGGCTGGTACCGGCGTTATCGCTGGTGGTGGCGTGCGGGCCGTGCTTGAAGCCGCTGGCATCAAGGACGTTCTGACCAAATCATTGGGCAGCAACAACTCAGTCAATGTAGTGCGAGCTACCTTGAAGGCACTTTCTGAATTGCGCACTCCGCAAGAAGAAGGCCGTCGCCGTGGTCGCGCTGCATCGTCATTCCGCCTGAGCGGCCAAAGCCGCGCCGTTATCAGCGGTACGGAGGAGTAA
- the rplX gene encoding 50S ribosomal protein L24 has product MHVKKGDRVVVLSGREKGREGVIKLSLPKKERVVVENVNIVKKHVKPMGNRQGGILEVEAALHVSKVMLICPACGKPSRTGHRVNDEGKKVRVCKQCNADVA; this is encoded by the coding sequence ATGCACGTCAAAAAGGGCGACCGCGTAGTGGTCCTTAGTGGGCGCGAAAAAGGCCGCGAAGGTGTAATCAAGCTGTCTTTGCCCAAAAAAGAACGCGTCGTCGTTGAAAATGTTAATATTGTCAAAAAACACGTTAAGCCAATGGGGAATCGCCAAGGCGGTATCCTCGAAGTTGAAGCAGCTTTGCATGTCTCAAAAGTCATGTTGATCTGCCCAGCTTGTGGCAAACCTTCACGTACTGGCCATCGCGTCAATGACGAAGGCAAAAAAGTCCGTGTTTGCAAACAATGCAATGCCGACGTTGCCTAA
- the secY gene encoding preprotein translocase subunit SecY gives MLQAVVNALKIAEVRKKILFTMMMLVIFRFIAAIPVPGVDTAELDRLFNGQLPLSDLANFLNLLSGGALRQFSVAAMGVYPYITAQIIMQLLIPLIPALEQLSKEGEQGRNRIQRYQYFLTVPLAYLQGYGQIKSLINSGINLFGTLNFSITENFFQTFSILTIMVSGSMFLVWMGELIDERGIGNGLSMIIFGGIVTALPSMVYQAITTSSSGNNVIGGILLLIVTLATVVGIVLITEGQRRIPVQYAKRVRGNKVYGGQSSHLPLKVNMAGMIPLIFAQSILIFPSTVASYFWNPNGSGFFNGVANFFVNSFGPNGLAFTLAMFVLVLLFTYFYALVMFNQQNLPEMLQRNGGFIPGIRPGRNTEVYLTKVLNRITLIGAVGLAVVAALPYFVQQITGLQIGFSSTGLLIVVGVAVDTMRQLEAQMMMRNYEGFISR, from the coding sequence ATGCTTCAAGCTGTGGTCAACGCGCTTAAAATCGCCGAAGTGCGTAAGAAAATTTTGTTCACCATGATGATGCTGGTGATCTTCCGCTTTATCGCGGCTATCCCAGTGCCAGGGGTCGATACAGCCGAACTTGATCGGTTGTTTAATGGTCAGTTGCCGTTGAGCGATTTGGCTAACTTCCTCAACTTGCTCTCGGGTGGGGCTTTGCGGCAGTTCTCAGTCGCAGCCATGGGGGTTTATCCCTACATCACGGCTCAAATTATTATGCAGTTGCTGATTCCGTTGATCCCAGCGCTGGAGCAATTGAGCAAAGAGGGTGAGCAGGGTCGCAATCGTATTCAGCGCTATCAGTATTTCCTCACTGTGCCACTAGCTTATCTCCAAGGCTATGGCCAAATTAAATCCTTGATCAACAGCGGGATTAATTTGTTCGGTACGTTGAATTTCAGCATTACCGAAAACTTCTTCCAAACCTTCTCGATCTTGACGATTATGGTCTCAGGCTCGATGTTCTTGGTTTGGATGGGTGAGTTGATCGATGAACGCGGGATTGGTAATGGTCTCTCGATGATTATCTTCGGCGGGATTGTTACGGCCTTGCCAAGTATGGTCTATCAAGCAATCACCACCTCAAGCTCAGGTAACAACGTGATCGGCGGGATTTTGCTGCTGATCGTGACCTTAGCCACTGTGGTGGGGATCGTGTTGATCACCGAAGGCCAACGCCGCATTCCAGTTCAATATGCCAAGCGCGTGCGTGGCAACAAGGTCTATGGCGGTCAATCAAGCCACTTGCCGTTGAAGGTAAATATGGCTGGGATGATTCCCTTGATCTTCGCCCAAAGCATTTTGATTTTCCCCAGCACCGTTGCTTCCTACTTCTGGAACCCCAATGGTTCGGGCTTTTTCAATGGCGTTGCCAACTTCTTCGTCAACAGCTTTGGCCCGAATGGCTTAGCCTTTACCTTGGCGATGTTTGTGTTGGTATTGCTCTTCACCTACTTCTATGCCTTGGTGATGTTCAACCAACAAAACTTGCCTGAAATGTTGCAACGCAACGGCGGCTTTATTCCAGGCATTCGCCCAGGTCGCAACACCGAAGTCTATTTGACCAAAGTCTTGAACCGCATCACCTTGATTGGCGCGGTTGGCTTGGCGGTGGTTGCAGCCTTGCCTTATTTTGTACAACAAATTACGGGCTTGCAAATTGGCTTTAGCAGCACCGGCTTGTTGATTGTGGTTGGTGTAGCGGTCGATACCATGCGCCAACTCGAAGCTCAAATGATGATGCGCAATTACGAAGGCTTCATCTCGCGCTAA